The Cheilinus undulatus linkage group 17, ASM1832078v1, whole genome shotgun sequence genomic sequence AAAATGGAGAATAAGACAGGATATGTTTCAGGATAAAAACATAGCAGTGTTTCTCTACCTTGTAGTATAAATATGCTCATTATACTCAGATAGCCTGAATTCAGAGCTAGAAAATTACAGTTTACAAACAAATGGGTGACATCTCAGTGATTCTATTTATTTCTAATGTACTGTCTGTTTATCAGGTTGGATTGATGAGGTTACCATATGAATAATGATTTGCTTGTCCTGCTATGTGGGCCTTTAAGGGGGGCTTCTATATccattttccttgtttttgctcTGTATGATCACAATCTAACAGACGTTTCTTTATAGTTTGATATTTCAGATGTCGTACGGAACATGAGACTTCAGAGACAGGGAATGGTCCAAACAGAGGTGAGTCTAAATGTTTGTAGCTGTATAACTCTTCCCATATTTTTTAATCCTACAACTTATtcattttctcccttttttcccacAGGACCAGTATATTTTCTGCTATCAAGTAATCCTCTATGTCCTCAGATGCCTTCAAGCAGAAGAAAACATCTCAGGATAGCAGAAACATCTGTATCGTTGTCACATCCGCGCTGGGTGGCTGTTACacaagtgcaaaaacaaaactggaGGAGTGTTGACACAGGCAAACATTGCCAAATTTACactacatgtttttaaaatgccttAAAATATTCAACTCCATGAGAGTCATTCcttttaaagaagtctatatttttatgtttgcttTTTGAGTTCTCTTTCTTCGGCTGCTACTCCCTTTCGATGCATTTATGAGAACTTCTGATTGTATTTCTTACTATCGTCACCCACAAGAGAACGTCAATGTTTTTTCCCCCACAGATTCttggatattttaaaaataattatgaaAATGATCAATGACTTCGTATTTTATGTGGAAcaaaattgtttattttgaatCCTACTTTGATGCTGGAACATGCCTTGACAGAATACTATGTCAGTATTTGCTTTGTAAATCTATTATACAGTACAGTGCTTACTGCCTGAGGTAAATGATGAAATTAAGTGTACATATTCATCTCCTGAAGATTAAACTGGATACATTTTATATCATGTTGtggaaatgttcttttttcacAGTCTTTTAATTTCCCTCtcctgtttttgcattttccttttCACTGCATCTTAAACCTTCTGTTTTATTCTCAGAATGAAAATGTGCAAGAGATTAAAATCACACTCCAAACTTCATTTTATAAAAGCTCAACCCTGTGTAGCTTTTACAGCTAGATTGCCAACAAAATCACTGAAAAGTATGAGAAGAAGAGATTTAAATCTATTCTCATGCATAAGAGTGGATTATTTGAAATTACTGCACACATAGTAGCAGTAATGCTCATAATGTTGAATCTATATGAAGGCTGTTCAGAAATTTGGAGGTTAAATTTacctctttttattttattttgttcactATTTTGCAACCTAGTAATCAAACTGCCATTAAAAATGGGCACAGAATCGCATCAACCATCCCCAAAGAGCATCATTACAAAGCTTGTAGTTGTTTAATGCCTGTTTTTTGCATTTGAATGAATGTGAGTAATCATTGAGTAATCATTTTTTCCTGCTAATATCATTGTTAAAAATAATTGCTTGCAATGAAGGAACATCTCAAGGCAACAAAGTGATGGACTGTGCAGCAGAAAGCAGGTAAGAATGTCTAGCATCTGTTTTACCACTAAGTGGTGCCAAAATTCTTTTGCACTAcagtggagttttttttttgtttgtttgtttgttttttgttttttgcattacCCTGTTAttcaatgaaatctcaagactatcaaggcattctggagtgaaatgtgctgcccagcGTCAGAAATCTTGGTCTCAGTCACAGGTGATGGATCCTcaaacaggataatgacccaaaacacacagctaaaaacactcaagaacagctaagaacaaaactttggactattctgaagtggcctgtGAGCCCTAATCGAAATCTTACTGAACacctgtggaaggagctgaaacatgcagtctggagaaggcacccttcaaaacTGGTAGTCTTTGGCTTTCCAAAATGGTCTGCTCTTGTTTTCTGCCTTTTCCCCAACGCTCTGTTTGGTGACACATCCTCAGCTCCTTCATCCTCAGTTTTCTCATACTGTCTCTTCAgttgaaaacaaaaacccaTGATGTCCACTCAAGTGAACATGTAAAAATTTCCTTGACATaatttggaattaaaaaaagttataataAAGTTCAAGTCTTGTTTTTCATGCCTTaagaacaatttaaaaacatggggAAAATCCTGGCTGAAGTTGCCGTACTTGACACATGAGGGGTTAATAGTTGGAACATCTCCCTTTATTAAATAGTCTGCACCTTCAATACTTCCTGTCTTAATTAGAATTATATACCTTATAAATGATGTTGCTTGTTAAAATCAAGTGgctgatgaaaaaaaaggcaGTGAGTGGTAACTTATCAGCTACTGTTGCTGTAAGGCAAAACTCaacattattttttgcaaaagtATTGAGGAAATCCAAGCCCTTGCATCATAAGCCCTTCTCACatttgcacaaaactcctgaaaattgcATATGGGCTACGTGTGTGGATGCAGATAGTTGACTTTTTAACCCCCAGGCTTTTTCCTGCTTGCTCCCTGGTATTTTCTCCTTTCCCTTGTCTGACATAAAAACTCTCATTTTAAGGACGAGTGTGAACAAACTAGTTGGGAAATTTTCCAGCCATGTTATCCTGAAACTTCatagaaattttcaggaatgcGTCATGTgtgaaaaagacaaacacaaataccagcaaaaaaataagactttttttgATTGAATAAAATTAAAGGGCATTACATAAAGCCATACATACAAACATAATGTTGACAGACTATAATAATAACTTAAGATAAACCAACGTAAACAAAGGTACAACAGAGACAAAATGAATCCTATACACAAAATAATACAGTAAGGCTtaccaaacaaacaagcaaacaaaacaaaacaatatgaaacaaaGAAACTCATTTATGAAGGACTAAAgaattttttatatatttctaaGGTTTATGCGGATTTTCTGTTCCAAGTGGTTAGAGATCTCATGTAGTTATttgattcaaataaaaaaaaccttgaagTGGGGGCGGCTATTTTCGGTAAATTTCATTTTGTGGATGTGGTATTTTCCCATTAtgataaattcaaaatgtttgttttggtgaTTGAAATTAATTATCATACTTTGATTACTGAGATTAATTATTTTAGAGGTTTTTTGAGCGACaaatagaagaaaaataagACGTCTCCTTTAAAGAAAGCGGATGTGACGGAGGGGTGGCCGGATGTGAggtatgtcttttttttttatgcatgtttaaTGGCAGCCTACATTCTGGCCACGCTTCCCTTTTAAATTGTACATTTTCTTGGTATTTCCCGGATATTTAAGCAGGATAATATCTAGTTATGTCGGGGCGACAGAACAACAAGTTGCCCAATAATTTACCACAACTGCAAAATCTCATAAAAAGAGACCCACAGTCCTACGTAGATGAGGTAAGTGTTGTTAGCAATGAGAGCTAGCAGAGGTTTTAGCAAGTGGACTTCAGATTGAAGGGAACCCAGctaaaaaagtataaataaacaAGGAAATTACTCCTGTTTTATCTATTTGCTGTGTACAGGAAAACAAAATGGCAGCAGTTTACGAGGCATGACATGTCAACATTGTGTTACAGTACCAAGTGActgtttttttcacagtttctgCAGCAGTACAGACATTACCAGTCCAATGTACAGATCTTCAAACTCCAACCTGACAAGCCCAACAAGGAGCTGGCAGACCTTGTTATGTTTCTTGCGCAGGTATTTTATCTTCGTTACCTTTAAGCTTTCATCCACAAGTCGGCTTCAGTACCCTGATCAGTGATCAGAAACTTCAATAGCGTTGTAACGAATGGTATTTTTGTCCTTCAGATTGGTCACTGTTACCTACAGCATCTGTCCACCTTCCCACAAGAGCTGTCAGAGTTATTACTGAGTCACCACACTCTACTAGAGCCTGACCTCAGGATGGTGAGATTTTCCAGAGCTGATTTTACATGCAAAGCATTTGCTTGTTGATATTTATGCTTATAATACTGGTATAAATTTGTGGTTTCCTGTCTCTGTCAGACCTTCTGTAAAGCATTGATTCTTTTGAGGAATAAAGGTCTGATTGACCCCTCTGGCCTCTTGGAGCTCTTTTTTGAGCTGCTGCGTTGTCACGACAAGCTTCTTAGAAAGGTAACATAAAAACTTCTCTGCTTTGATTCTCTGTTGATGTGTAGTCATCTGTTTGTACACACTTTTCCTGCCATGGTAATAAGACTAGGGGGTGACCAATTTTCTGCCTGGCTGATTATTGAGGCCTTTATTTGGCATTTGGTTGATTATCAGTTTCAGCACTTTATTTTACTGATGATCAGTATGATTAGTTTATCAAAAAGGGACTGCTTTGGATCCACTGCAAGGTATGTCTTCTagtctggctttattttcactctccacagtctcaccaaATGTCTTTTATTCAACACAGTCTATTAGCTAGATGTTACATGATTATTAACCAGTCAGCGCTTAAGCCATGTTATTGGCACAGTCATATGGTATTACTTCCAGTTTTCCTGTTGCTCCTGATGCTCTATGCTGTTACTCATACAGATAGACGTTgagctaaaatgttttttttttttttaatttgatcacTCAATTTTACTTCTGACACATaaagtacattttgtacatcATGACTAATGGATATCAGTTACATATATCGGCTATCGGTATCATGAACCACTGATCgatatcagccctgaaaatAACATCAGCCGAACCCTAAATAAGAACATATTGAATTTAAATATATTGCAGATTGCAAATATGTTAATTGATTTATGTActcattaatttctttttttccatggtCTGACCTGccaattttctgtctttaaaaaaccACTGTTGACAGCAAAAACAACTTTGTTGTAACTTTTCCTTACCAGAAATTTAATTGTATGCTGAAAAAACACCACTTACGGATAACTTGTCCAactattaatcaaaaaatattcaaagctCTACAAAGATTCTTCTCCCATTCCCATGTAAGGTTCACTTTACCCGTTTCACTCTCTTCAGCTATATTCTCCTTGATCCCTGACAGATGCATTACCCAAAATAATAGCTGTAAATGTGGTCTTTCATGAGGCTGTTTCTTGAAGTATTTGCCTGTCCGtctctttgtttctcactgcctctcTGAATGACATTTGCAGTTGCAAAGAGACTCTAACTTCTTCTATCTCTGAATGATCAATGTATAGAAATGTATGATATTTCCTGCAAAGTTGTGTGTCTTACAACAGGTAAAACTTTTTTAATCACACACTGAGGTTTTATCATTCAAGAGTCCCAACAGTAACTAGAGATTGGAATATGAATTAGTGATATTTCAATGTACTGAGCTCCCCCAGCTCTTGTTAGCATATGAGAGGCAGAGCACCTATAGGTGCAGGCATTATGAATGCTAGAAAAAACTGGCAGAGGTACTTTTGGGAAGGAGGGGAAAGTGTGAGGAAGCCttctttattttacctttaatatGTCATAGATTTCCTCCTCTATTATTGATCATATTAGCTATCATGTGTTTTTTGCTGTTGCATGAAACCTGCGGCTAATGCCTGTGAATCTGAGATCAGCTCAGTGTAGGGTGTAGGTTACATTGAAGAGGACTGAACATACTAAAGTAGTTCTGAATTAGTTGGAAGTAGTTCGGGGTAGATGGGGAATTTGTCTGGTCATTCTCTTTTACTGTTGAATGTTTTTGAAATCATGCTACTCTTTTAAATAGTTGACTTGGCTTTGTCCTTTTGCTAGTTCATTTCAGTCATTCCTCCACACTTAaacattgtattttttgtctctctgcagACTCTGTACACCCACATCGTCGCAGATatcaaaaatattaatgcaaagcacaaaaacaacaaagtgaaCACAGTGAGTGTATATACTTCCTTCATGTGAGATGGCAAACACTTCTGTTATAAAGCAGCTTAGAGCAGTTGGTGCTCATTATCTGTGTTATACTATCTGTGTTTCAGACGTTACAAAACTTCATGTACACCATGCTGAGAGACAGTAACCCCATAGCTGCAAAGATCTCTTTAGATGTTATGGTGGAGCTTTACAAAAGGAACATATGGTGAGCTTTATTTGTGTTATTTACAGGCATGTtgattttgttgttatttttaaagttgcataactgtttttttgtccGTGCCACAGGAACGATGCCAAAACAGTTAATGTCATCACAACAGCGTGTTTCTCCAAGGTGACAAAGGTGAGTTTGGCACATTAATGTAATGCTTTGTTTATCGTTTTAAATAACTGTCAGATCAGCATATGCTAACCTGCCTCCCGTCTTGTTTAGATCCTTGTTGCAGGTCTTAAATTCTTCCTGGGAAAAGATGAGGATGAGAAAAATGAGAGTGATTCAGACTCAGAGGTATGTACAGAAAATAAcagtattttgaaaaataaatgatcttTGAAGCCTagagaaaatgacattttttgtgaaatgaatTTAGGGTTGTCAAATACTAGCTTTAAAATTTTATACAACACTAGTAAAAATCAGGCAATGTTAATACTCAAGTCAATACtatagcaacaaaaacagaagttttgGGTGCACTATACATGGTATCTTGTTTTTCATTAACATTTGCATGCAAACTCAGTTGGAATCACACTAATACATTGCTAAGGTTTGAAACattgtctgtgtatgtgtgcagtTTAGACAATGCCCTCCCTCTCTcaggtaaaaacatgattgcAGGGCCTTTTCTCTGTACTTTTTTATACTGTTGTAACTAAAATTACTATCTActgtcattaaaatacaatagaCTTAATTGTTATTAAGCCTGCCCAATTAAATTGTATGAAGGTGTTGAAATTTATGACAACCTTAATAAGATGTACAAATGTGCTGTCTAATCCTTCAGACAGAGGGACCGACAGCTCGAGACCTGAAGGTGAGATACAACACCGGCAAGAAAACCTCCAAAAACAAGAAGAAGCTGGAAAAGGCGATGAAAGTCCTCAAGGTAtcactgtttaaaaataaaaatggagtgACTCATATTATGAAATCCCtgctaacaaaaataaaattaattcttttactttttttggcagaaacacaagaaaaagaacaaagcaGAAGTGTTCAATTTCTCTGCTATTCATCTGATTCATGATCCTCAAGGTAGGTGTACCTGTCCAATAACTTTCTTAAAGATAAGTTATGTTACAATGTCTGAAACATGACAGATAATTTCGCCTTGTTTTATACAGATTTCTCTGAGAAACTCTTGAAGCAGTTGGAAGACTCTAAAGAGCGCTTCGAGGTGAAGATCATGATGATGGAGCTCATATCAAGGCTGGTTGGAATCCATGAGGTGAGTAAGAAAAGAGAGGAACTGAATCCTGCAGGAGTACCACAAACAAGAGCATGGCACATAATgtagcctcatagcataattgcctaagtcatattttaaggtttttagaaaaataaggCGCAATGAATGCGCAGCGTTAGGAGAGTATAGTAAGGCAGATATCACAATTTGGCCAAAATAAGGaaattatgctatgaggctaaggatatgtgaaatattacacttTTCTCAGTCAgtctatatatatatctgtGCTGTATGGTGGCAGATGATTTAAACATTCACCACAGGAACACAGCAGGAACTTGCTTGCAAATTTGTCATTTCCCTCTGTGACAGCTTATCAGTGttgttttcagctgctttttggTTTCCTCCAGATGTTGATGTGCAAGTGTTGATTATATTGAAATATATGCAGAACATAGCAGATTTTTACAGAAGTGGTACCAAtcaaaactaaattaaaacagctgctggaGTTGCAAGAATTACGCCTTgaattctgtgttttcttttcatactcagttgtgattaaaaagtgatgaaacttttttgctcttctccagCTCTTCCTCTTTAACTTTTACCCGTTCATCCAGAGATTTCTCCAGCCACATCAGAGAGGTAAAAATAGCACCCAAGCAGGGGAATATTGATTTTCTTTACCTCTTTAAATGAGATATTTCAATGAACTTGTCTTTTCAGAGGTGACAAAGATTCTCCTCTGTGCTGCCCAGGCCTCGCACCAACTTGTTCCACCAGAGGTACATGAAGATCATTTACACATCTTTCTGTTAGCAACATAAGTGAACTTAACTTATTTTAGTATAGCACGCTGCTCACATTCCTACTTCTGCAGATCATTGAACCTGTAATCATGACCATCGCCAACAACTTCGTGACGGATAGAAACTCAGGAGAGGTCATGACAGTGGGGTCAGTAGAACAGTATGTCTCCATACAGATGTTGTTCAACTGCAAATCCAAGgatattatttaactttttctgtgtttgttttccagTCTTAATGCCATCAAAGAAGTGGCAGCACGCTGTCCACTTGCCATCACTGAAGATCTACTGCAGGATCTGGCTCAGTACAAGAtccacaaagacaaaagttaGTAACTATTTTGAATTGATACATCATTAACAGATTGTgtatttgtgcatgtgtgtttgcatAAACCACATCTTTATTTCTACAGATGTGATGATGTCAGCCAGAGGACTGATCCAGCTGTTCAGGAATCTAAATCCACAGATGCTACACAAGAAGGACAGGGTAAGTCGAAGGACTGACAACAGCATTTATAAACAAATACatcataaaaaaatctatattttgcACCCATAATTGAAAAACTATCACATTTTTGTGCATGGCCTGTTTTTAAGAGCATGTTATAACATCGTTTTAGTTGAAGAGACACAAAAGCAGAAGCATTGTTCTGCATTTCTGCtctaaatgacattttagcagaaTATGTGTATGCATCGGAATATGCAGTTCTACCATGACAGTAGTGCACACTCaccacactttttttttgttgctctgattggcccacaaTGAATTTGACCATCAAAagtttcatccatccattctctgagtttattttttgaaagaGTTTACTCTTCCCAAACTCTACCTAAggggtgttgcccagatggatgtgagataCAACCCTTTGGATATGTGATCGAGTCAGGTTATGGGACATGTGGGACATTTACAAGAGATGTGTAagggttttttaaaatgtggacaaaaatTCAAATCAGAAACTGAAATCCTTTTCAGatttataatgttttttgttgAGTTAGTCACAGTACAATTTAGGTATTTAACTACATCACTTGTTCTCCAGGGGAGGCCCACAGAAGCATCAGCAGAGGCAAAAATCAAAGACTACGGAGAGCTGGACGCTAAAGACTACATCCCTGGAGCTGAAGTcctggaggtggaggaggagaagaaagaaggagaAGAGGACGGTAAgcagaaacattttagtccataaGTGTTTTGACACATGATGATTTCAGACAGGAGGGGGTGTCCTCTGATGTAGACatgtcataaaaaaaaagatgtggaaACCTCAGCTggcaaacaaagctacataacCAGCACCATGCCGTGTTTTGTACCCTTACAAGAAAGTGCTGAGAAGAACATACTGCTGAGCAGAAAACATAATGAGGCAGCTTCATTACATTCACATAGATTGCACCAATTGCTCACTGATTGCCTGATATTAATGTCATCAACCCTGCCTTCTCTCTTGCTGTGAATttctctgaatatttcctgTAGCGTCACAcatcagcccccccccccacccacccacacacacacacacacacacacacacactttaaaaGGAAATTTATCAGAGAGGTGGCAGAAAAACTATAGATGAAAAAACTTGGCTGTTTGCCTTCAGTCATGAAGCTCACACCCAAAATTTGGGGACATTTTTCAGAGTTTTGTTCATGTGTGAAGACATCAATACAAGTGGTAGTAGATTGTTGACTAATGAGTCATTCAGCTTTTTATTGGACTTCATACATGATCAATATAGGATTTTCATCCATTTCCCTTGTATTGTACCACAGATGGCTGGGAGAGTGCCAGTATCAgcgatgatgatgaagatggagaGTGGGTGGATGTTCACCACTCATCTGATGAAGACACAACAGAAGTGGTGAGGATAGAATTGCAAAATCAAACAACTGATGGTAAGTGAtgtcttattttaatgaaattgtgTCCTGTGTCGGTTTTAGGCTGAGAAGCTTGAGAGCATGCctgtggaggagaggaaagccATTGCAGCTgcagtcagcagcagcaggctcCTAACTCAAGACGACTTCAAGAAGATCCGCCTGGCTCAGCTGGCCAAGGAGGTCAATGCTGCACCAGGGAAGGGCCAGAAGAGGAAGAATGTGGACAGTGATGACGAGGAAGACAGCAAGTTAGAAAGCTACTTTGTGTATAAAACTTATAGCATTCATTTGTCGACAGAAAAgcaaaatgtgctaaaaatttgttgttttatgaATCATGCAGAGGGGAGCTGCTGAGCTTGAGGAACATTGAGAAGCTCCATAAGAAACCAAAATCAGACAAGGAAACACGGCTAGCAACGGCCATGGTAAAACTTTAACACGAGGATGACTGATACTGTTCTATAATTTACCGACTATTGCTGGACACATATTCATAGAGCCTAAGAGACTTATTCAGATTGCTAGTTTTGTCTGAAAGTGGACAGATCTATGATAACCTGCTGCTGTAGCATGAATTTTTCcatatgggataaaaaaaaaactacatataTCTATGTTATCAAGCATTGAGGggcattaaaaatagctgtgaaTGAACTTTGTGTCTAACTATTTGCactaatgcattttt encodes the following:
- the sdad1 gene encoding protein SDA1 homolog translates to MSGRQNNKLPNNLPQLQNLIKRDPQSYVDEFLQQYRHYQSNVQIFKLQPDKPNKELADLVMFLAQIGHCYLQHLSTFPQELSELLLSHHTLLEPDLRMTFCKALILLRNKGLIDPSGLLELFFELLRCHDKLLRKTLYTHIVADIKNINAKHKNNKVNTTLQNFMYTMLRDSNPIAAKISLDVMVELYKRNIWNDAKTVNVITTACFSKVTKILVAGLKFFLGKDEDEKNESDSDSETEGPTARDLKVRYNTGKKTSKNKKKLEKAMKVLKKHKKKNKAEVFNFSAIHLIHDPQDFSEKLLKQLEDSKERFEVKIMMMELISRLVGIHELFLFNFYPFIQRFLQPHQREVTKILLCAAQASHQLVPPEIIEPVIMTIANNFVTDRNSGEVMTVGLNAIKEVAARCPLAITEDLLQDLAQYKIHKDKNVMMSARGLIQLFRNLNPQMLHKKDRGRPTEASAEAKIKDYGELDAKDYIPGAEVLEVEEEKKEGEEDDGWESASISDDDEDGEWVDVHHSSDEDTTEVAEKLESMPVEERKAIAAAVSSSRLLTQDDFKKIRLAQLAKEVNAAPGKGQKRKNVDSDDEEDSKGELLSLRNIEKLHKKPKSDKETRLATAMAGRPDRKDFVRKRIKLNPHASTSNKEKRKTKNFMMMRHSQNVRTKGKRSFREKQLALRDALLKKKKHYK